The Spirochaetae bacterium HGW-Spirochaetae-1 DNA segment GGACCCGCGGCTCCTGTTCATTGAGCTCCGGGTTATCCGATAAAACCAGGGCGATGATTTCCTCGCCGCGCACACTGAAGCCCACAGTTTCCAGGCGGGCAATGTCGGGATGCTGCGCCTCCACATTTTCAAAAAATGATCGTACTTCGGAAGGGTCATGATAGTCTACAGGTATAGCGAGTTCAGCGGGGCTTCCGTTCCAGCACGAAATGGATACCATAGCAAGAAAAAGCAGTAAAATAGAAAGCCGGTAAGTAAGGGGACTGTTTTCTGGAAGCCTGCTCATCATACTTTTTAATATATCAACAGCTTAAACAACGGGCAATTACATTTTTTAATCACAAATGCTTAAAAACCCGGGAGAGATTATGTATTTTTTCAATTGGGCCATGGATTATCTCACGCAATTTCCACCCGACTCTCCGTGCCCCTGTGTCTCTGTGGCCACATTATCTTTAGAGATATTGTCTGAAACCTGTTTATTATAACACAACCATTCCCTAGTTGGGATTGGCCACCTTGTTCATCTGGAGAGACACCACCTTGGAAACCCCGGCCTCTTCCATGGTGACTCCATAGATCGATGCGCCGATACTCATCGTCTTCTTGTTATGCGTAACAATGATAAACTGGGTACCCTTGGCGAACTCCCGGAGCATCTTCAGAAATCGCCCGATATTTTCCTCGTCGAGAGGGGCGTCGATCTCGTCAAGAAAGCAGAACGGCGACGGCTTCACCATATAGGTGGCGAAGAGCAGCGCGATGGCCGTAAGGGCCCGTTCTCCCCCGGAAAGCAGGTTGATATTCTTCGCCTTTTTACCGGGAGGGCGCACCATGATATCGATGCCGCTGTCGAGAATATTCTCCGGGTCCGTGAGTTCCACCATGGCGTCGCCGCCCTCGAAGAGCTGACGAAATATCTGGGAGAAGTTTTTCTGTATTTCCTTGAACGTATCCAGGAACAGGTCAACGGAAGTCTTGTTTATATCCTCAATAACAGAGAGAATGTCCTCCCGGGCGGACTCAATGTCCTTTTTCTGGCTTATGAAATATTCGAAACGTTTTTTCAGATCCTTGAATTCCTCTATGGCCAGGTTGTTGATGGGGCCCAGATCGCTGATTTTACCCTTCACGCCCTGAAGCGAAGACTGGATATCATTCAACTGCGATTCATCGAGGACGACCTTGCTGAATTCTTCGACCTTTTTCTCGTAATCCACCCAGATGTAATCCTCGATGTTGGACTTTTTAAACATGAGCTCCACGGTGGATTTTTCCAGGTTGCCGATGCGATCAACGATTTTCGACAACTCCTCTTCATCTTTACGTGAAATATTTTTCCTGTCGTGAATTTTCTGTTCCAGTTCCTGGCGCCGGCTCGTGAACTCCGTGATGTTTTTCATCAGGGCATTGCTCTTTTCATTGAATTCGATGAGCCTGTTTTCCCACTCCTGAATCTCATTCTTCAGGTTTTTCATTATCTTCTCGGAGCGCTGCATATCCTCGCGGTGGTTTTCGATCTGCATATCCATGTCCTTGATCTGGTATCCCAGGGACTGCAGATGCTTTTCGATCCAGGCAATATCATTCTCGAATTTTGACAGGTCTTTTTCAATGCGGGTGATCATGCCGTTTATATCTTCCAGTTCGGCTTGTTCGTTCTGGATAAATTCATCGAGCATGGAGTTCTGGCTCCGCAGCCCGTCAATGGCGTCAGTCTCGGCCTTGATTTTTCTGTCCAGTTCTTCCTTCCTGGCATGGATACCCGTCTTATCGAAGAGGATGGACCGGAACCCGTCCTCATAGCTTTCAAATTTCTGGATATTATTGCGCAGTAGAATTATATCGATCCCGGCAAGGTACCGTACCGCCTCCTCGGCCATCCCGACTTCAAGGCTCTGCCTGGCCTTGCGCAGAAGTTCATCCATACTGTTAAGCGTCTCGTTAATTATTCCTCGGACCTGCTGGCGTTCATCCTCGGACCCCTGGAGCTCGGCCTTGCGTTTATCAATGGCGTCAATAAGCTGTTTTACCACCACCTCCAGGGCCTCGCGAAGCTTCTTCAGGATTTCTTCCTTTTCCTTGATGAGCCTTTTATTTTCTTCGATAGTGTCGCGCGATTTATGTATGGATTCTATCTTGCGCTTTCTCGACTCGAAGAGGTTGGCGAGCTTGACCTTGTCGCTCTCTACTTTACCGCGGATATCAACCTCGGACTTTTCAGTTTTAAGTTTTTCCTCAAGAAGGCGCTTGCGGTTTTCAGTCCGCTCCTGGATCTTTTTATCGACACCGGCCCGATGTTCTTCCTGCTCGGCAATGCTCCGCCGGTTCATATCGGTTTTCTTATCGATATCCTCCACGCGGATCTTGTAGGCGTCGAGGCGCTTGTCCAGCTCCCAGAGCTGATGCTGGATATCGTTCTTTCTCTTTTCATCCTTCTCGTTTTCCGACGATATGGATGATACGCGGACCGATATTTTTTCCCGCTCCTCTTTCAGGCGGTTGATATCGTCCTGCACTTTGGTAAGTCGCTTATCAAGATCACGGAATTTCAGAATATTCAGTTTTATGTCCAGGTCCTGCAGTTGATCACGAAGTAAGAGATAATCCTTGGTTTTATCGGCCTGCTTCGCCTTCAGATCCTTTTCACGCTCTATTTCTTTTATAACATCGTTGAGCCTTTTCAGGTTCTCGCCCGTCTCCTCGAGTTTCCTGATGGACTCCTTCTTCTGCATTTTGAAGCGCGATATTCCCGCCGCCTCTTCAAAGAGATACCGGCGGTCTTCGGCCCGGGTCGAGAGGATGAGATCCATCTTCCCCTGCTCCATGACGGAATAAGCCGACTTGCCGATTCCCGTATCCATGAAAAGCTTTTCAATGTCCTTGAGGCGAACGGGGGATTTGTTAATCAGGTATTCCGATTCGCCGTCCCTGAAGATACGGCGGCCCACGGTGACGGAATCGGCGTCGAAATCGAGAATGCGTTCGGTGTTGTCAATGGTGACTGAAACTTCCGATAGTGAAACGGGTTTGCGGTTATCCGTGCCGGAGAAAATAATATCCTCCATCTTAGAGCCGCGGATATTTTTGGCCTGCTTCTCCCCCAGCGCCCATTTAATGGCGTCAACGATATTGGATTTCCCGCATCCATTGGGACCCACAATAGCTGTAATTCCCGGCTCGAACTGGACCATGGTCCGGTCAGCAAAGGATTTAAATCCAAAAAGTTCCATTGATTTTAAAAACATAGAGCAAGCACCATTCCAGGAACCCTATTCCCGTGTCAGATTATATGATTATATAGACATTTTTGAAATTATACGAATATTATCATCAAAAATGAGAATCATCGTGGCTTTTTGGCATAAGGCCAGACTGTTAATTAAGATTCTATGGCTTCATTAGGCAAGAAAAATTTACATTTCTCACAAAATTTTTAGATGACGGGACATAAAGATATTGCATCATAATGGAGATTATTTCACAATAGCGTCCATTATCCGGGGTCAGAGCCTCCATGAAAAGCATGCAAATACTCATATCACTACTCGTTTTATCCGTGTTAACAGCCTGCGCCGGTGCAGGGACACGGGGCTCCGGTGACATCATGTCCACGCTCAACGCCAGTTCCGGGGAACTTTCGCCCTGTCCCGACGCTATAGACAGGGGAAAAACCTACCAGGTTTTCTTCAGGCTTGAGAAAGAGACACGCTGCATCCGGGTCAGTGTAATCGCACAGTTTCATCCCGATGAATTCACCACAAAGATGAGAGTGGCGAAAACCTATTTCACCGTAGACAGAATGATAGACATATCATCCTTTAATAAAAAGCGGAATTCTCTTTTCACCGAGATGGGCAGAAATTTTACCGGCACCTGGGACCAGCAGAGAGACGCAACGGTCTGCGCATCGATAACCGACCCCCTGCAGAAACTGGACAGCCAGTCTACATACAGGATCAGAATAGCCACGTTCGAAAAAGACAACTACCAGTTTCAGGTCATTATTCATGCCGATGAGAAAGTCCAGTTAATGAAGGAGCTGATGCAGTAATTGTATACCGAAAACAGGGAAAGGTTATTAAAAGAGAAATTTTTATGTTGCCATGTTTCACTTGTTATTGTAGTATTGCACCATATATTAAAATATTAACCATAAACAGAATGAATAAAATTAGGAGGATATGCACAATGAAAATGTTCATCAGGAATACCGTTACAACATTTGTTCTTGTATTATTTATTTCCCTGGTTTCGGGAAATGCCTTTGCCGAGGCCTTCAAGAGTCCCAGTTTCGGAGGGACAACGGGACTTGTTTCCACACCCACGGCCAATACGGGATGGGAGGACGCCAAGATCGGCCTTGATGTCGGGTATCATTATATCAACAACGATAATGATGACAGCTCTCACATACCCAAGGTTACGCTGCAGCTCTTCAACATCTGGGAACTGGGAGTAGCCTTTGATCTCCAGGACCGCGCCGCGCAAGATGAAAACGATATGATCCTTCACACAAAAATCAATTTTTACAATGCGGGATCATCGGCCCTGGCCATTGGTGGCAACCTGCAATTCATCGACATGGGAAGGGACGATGGCGAACCCAACGGAGGCTATGCCGATCATGGAACATATGGACAGCTCTACATGGCCGTGACCTACAGCGGCAACTTCTTTTCCATGCCGGCCGAGACCACCCTGGTTGTGGGAAAAACCTTTGGAGATAACTACGACAACAGCAACATCGACTTCTCCATGGGCTTTGACCTGAACCTCCTGCCCCAGTATCTTAAAGGATACGTTCACTGGATCAACGACTTTGCCAACTATTCATATAGTGTTGATGCCATGGGATCAAACAACTGGTACCGGGGCTGCTTCAACACGGGGATCCGGCTTGCCATTCTTAAGACCAGCCGGTACAAGTTCAACATTGACGTAATCATGACCGACGCACTGGACACGAACCGGGGCTTTGCCCTGGGAACTGCCTTCGGTCTGGCGTTCTAAGCAGAATTTAGTATAACCACATAAAAAGAAAAATACATAGAGGCGCATAAACAAGTAGAGACGCGAGACATCGCGTCTCTACTTGTTTATGCGCCTCATTTTTCTACTCCTCTTTCCCGTACTTGCGGGGCCAGAGCCTCCGAAGCCTTTCGGCCATGGCCTTCTCCGTTCCTTCCTCCGACGGTTCGTAAAACACCAAGTCTTTTATGGCATCGGGCAGATATGCCTCATCGACAAAATGGCCCGGGAAGTCGTGGGGATAGCGGTAGCCTTTCGAATATCCCATCTTTTTCATCAGGTCCGTTGGGGCATTACGCAGGTGAAAGGGGATTTCGTGGGGATATGCCGCTGCTGCTTCCTTGGCCTTCCCGATAGCCAGATATGAGGCATTGCTCTTGGGTGATGATGCAAGAAATACGGCGCACTGGGACAGGATTATCTCAGCCTCGGGCAGGCCGATATTTTTCACTGCCGTAAAGGCAGAGACAGCCAGGGTCAGAGCCGTGGGCGATGCATTGCCCACGTCTTCCGAGGCGAAGATGACCATGCGCCGTGCAATAAAAAGGGGGTCCTCTCCCGAAAGGATCATGCGCGCCATATAATATACGGCCGCGTCGGGGTCAGAGCCCCGCAGTGATTTAATGAAGGCCGAAATGGTGTCATAATGCTTCTCGCCGGCCCGGTCATAATAGAGCATGCTGTTTTTCACGGCCTCGGCAAGGTTATCACCGGTAATCATACTGCCGTCGGAAACGGCATGGGCGGTTTCCAGTATATTCAGGAGCCGCCGGGCATCCCCTCCGGCCAGGTCGATAAGGCGGTCCCTTACCCCGTCCCCGAAGGTCATATCCCCAGAGCTGAAAAGTTCATCCCTGGCCATGACGGAATCAAGAATTAAGGACAGGTCTTCGTTTGAAAGAGGGTTCAACTTTATAACACGGGTCCTGGAGAGAAGAGGCGAAATCACACTGAAGGAAGGGTTTTCCGTTGTCGCCCCTATGAGGATAATATCACCCGATTCCACGGCACCGAGAACGGCATCCTGCTGGGCCTTGTTAAACCGATGGATCTCATCAAGGAATAACAGGGTCTGCATTCCCTCCTGCCGGTTTTTTCTTCCCGTATCGATTACTTTGCGCACATCGGCAACGCCGGCGGAGATAGCACTGAGAAAATGGGAGTCCATGGAGCAGTATCGGGCAATAAGCATGGCAAGGGTGGTCTTCCCTGTTCCCGGTTCTCCCCACAGTATAATGGAAAAGGCCTTGCGCGAATCAATGATGGAGTGGATTATTTTCCCCTTATCCAGCACATGCCTCTGCCCCACAAATTCCTCAAGTGTCCCGGGGCGACATCGCTCAGCCAGCGGCGCCATTGTATTTCGATCTTTCATAGCAGTTATCTTTTAAATGATGGGGATATAAAAAGAAAGCGACATCGTTTGATGTCGCTGACCCTTATTCAAGTAAATTATTTTTTTCGATTACATTTAAACTTCTCATCAGCAGGTCTTACATACCCGGTCCTCTTTGAACCTTTTTAGTCCTGCTTTGCTGAGCCGCCATTCTTCTCATCTTTTTCAGTCTGCGTCTTTCAGCTTCCTCTTTTTTCCGCTTTTTTTCTACGCTGGGTTTCTCGTAGTATCTTCGCCTTTTGAGTTCTTTGAAAATACCTTCAAAAGCCATCTTCTTTTTAAGATTCTTAAAGGCTTTCTCGATATCGCCATTTACCTCAACTTCGAGGGGACTGGTCATTGGTAATCACATCCTTTTTTATTAATTTTGTAAGTACAATGGAAATTAGAGATAATTTTTTGTCAATGCTAAAACATTAATCCCTCAAATATCTTTATTCCATCAGAATTACTTTATTTCCCTACATATTCATCATTCTTAAAGCGTCCCTTGGCTATCTCATCACCATAGGTGTTATACAGGGTACCCTGCCCGTTGGCCCTGTTATCGCGATATTCGCCCACATATTTCTGGCCATCGGGCCAGGTGTATGTACCGATTCCGTGCCTCTTCCCATCCTTAAAATCACCCACATATACAGAGCCCGTGGCCCAGGTCAGAGTACCCTTCCCCTCCGGCTTGCCGTTTTTAAAATCACCGTTGTATTTCTGACCGTTGGGCCAGGAAAAGGAACCGACACCATGAGGCCGACCATCAAGCACATACCCCTCATATTTCCTGTTATCAAACCATGTTATGGCTCCTTTGCCGTTGGGGCTCCCCTTCTTAAACTCGCCCACATAACGCTCTCCATCGGGCCATACCTGTACACCCTTTCCCTCGATCTCGTTATTTTTAAAATCACCGGAATACTTTTTACCGTCCCGCCAGGTCATAGTCCCGGTTCCATGCATGTTTCCCCGGTCGAAATCCCCTTCATATCGACGTCCGTCCTTCCAGGTCATGATCCCTTTTCCGTTGGGTACCCTGTCCTTTAAATCTCCTGAGTATTCCGTACCATCGGGCCAGATAAGAATTCCCGGGCTGGCCGGCTCCCCATCGACAAAATTGCCCTTGTAGCTTTTACCATCGGACCAGGTGAGCATGCCCTGCCCGTGAGGAACACCGTTTTTGAACGAACCGGTATAGGATCGGCCGTCCTTCCATTTCATGGTGCCCGTACCGGAGGGTACACCATCCTCAAACACGCCAGTATAGGTCCTTCCATCGGTCCACACAATGGTCCCCTTTCCCGACGGTTTGCCCTCCTTGAATTCACCGACATACCGGGTGCCATCTTTCCATTTCATGACACCCTCACCATGAGGCTCGCCATTGAGGTACTGGCCGGAATAAGTTCTGCCGTCACTCCAACGCATAACACCCTTTCTGTCCGGTTCACCGTTTAAAAAATTTCCCGTATAACTGCGGCCGTCTTTCCAGGTCATGGTCCCGTTTCCATGGGGAACGCCGTTTTTAAACAACCCGGTGAACCGGCGACCATCCTTCCAGGTCATAGTCCCTTTGCCCTCGGGCAGCCCTTCCTTGAAATTTCCCGTGTATGTCTTTCCATCCAGCCATGTCATTCTTCCTACACCCTGGGGCTCACCGTTAAAAAATGTGCCGGTATAGGTGCGTCCATCACTATAAGTCAGCGTTCCCTTGCCTTCAGGTTTTCCGTTTTTAAATTGTCCGGTATAAACCGTTCCATCGGGTTTCTCCAGGGTTCCCGAACCATGGGGTTTGCCGTGCATGAACTCACCTGAATATTTCGATTTGTCGGCAAAAATTTTAACTCCCCTGCCATGAGGTTCTCCATTGAGAAAGTCCCCTTCATACCGTGATCCATCGGCCGACTCAAGCACGCCTTTCCCGCCGGGCAAACCGTTTTTCACCGCACCGGTATATTTGGAGCCGTCCTTATAGACAAATGTTCCCGTTCCATGGGGTTTCCCGTCCTTAAACTGCCCGATATAGCGGGTCCCGTCGGCATAGGTAATGGTGCCGGATCCGTCGGGCTTCCCTTTTTTAAATTCACCCGTATAAGCGGTACCGTCTTTATATGTTATAGTCCCCGTTCCTTCGGGAACGCCATTTTTAAAATCGCCTTCATACACGGACCCGTCGGCATGGGTCAGCTTCCCTTTTCCATCGGGAATATTATCCTTAAAGGTTCCCACATACTGTGATCCATCGGGGCTTATCCGCTCTCCTTTTCCGGTAAGCTTCCCATTGACAAAAGTTCCGGAGAGCACCGTACCATCGGCAAGAGTGAAAGTTCCTACTCCGTGGGGAAGACCGTTGCGAAATTCGCCCTTATAGGAGTCGCCGTTTTTCCAGGTAATTTCACCGGAGCCGTGGGGTTTACCTCTTTCAAGCTCCCCCGTATAGACACTGCCGTCTCTCATTTTTATCGTACCACTGGGCCGCCCGTTATGAAACGTCCCCTCGTAACTGGAACCGTCGGAATATACCTGTTTGCCCGTTCCATGGGGTTTCCCGTCCTTAAACTGCCCGGTATAGCGGGTCCCGTCGGGTGCTGTCATGGTGCCGCTTCCCTGCAACTCCCCGTTTATGAATGTCCCGACCAGAACAGTCCCGTCAGGCATGGTCTTTGTGCCGCTGCCATAGGGAACACCGTTTTTGAATTCGCCTGTATATTTTGATCCGTCAGGATAGGTGAGCACCCCTCTGCCGTGGGGAACACCATTGATGAAATCCCCCTCGTAAACAGAGCCGTCTTTTTTTGTCAGGACGCCCTTGCCATAAGGAAGGCCGTCTGCAAATTCACCGGTATAGATGGAACCATCGGGATTATATTGAGTTCCCATGCCATGTGGCCTTCCATCCCTGAATTCACCTACATATTTTGTGCCGTCGGGCAGTATTCTCGTCCCATGACCATGGGGTTTTCCGTCCTCGAAATCACCCTCATAAACAGTACCCACGGGAAGCGTGAGTTTCCCCTTGCCATGAGGTTTCCCATCTTTAAAATTGCCCACATAAACCGACCCGTCGGGCATAATCATTTTACCATATCCATCGGGTACATCGCCGCGGAGCTGACCCGCGTACTTTGATCCATCGGGGAGAACCTTCATCTTCTCACCGTCCTGGGTCGTTTTACATGACAAGGACAGCAGAAAAAGTAAACAGACCAGAATAATGATAACCGGTGAATTTTTTTTCATTAACATCGACCTCTGTAATTTATGGTTTTTATTGATAATTATCGAAGACACGTATTTGCAGATTCCTTCTTGACCTTACCTCTATTAAAATATTTGTCAAGATATATGCTCCAAATTCTCTAATTATTTTTTAATTGACTGGGGTAACAACTTCATTTACTCTCAGATTATATGCGGCCTGGTATGCAACCGGACTACGCCGGAAGCATTTCCGCCCCCTTCGGCGGTAAATATCACCACCGGTTCGCAGCTGATCCATAACTTTGACATATCCCCAATTACACCGGAGTAAAATCATGATGAATGCCGAGCAGAAAAACGGGCAGAAAATAACAAAACCAAAAAAAAAGATGAAACTCAAAGTAAAAATCACAGGATTGAAAAACAGTTTCATCGCCTATTTTTTTGAAGACAGTATTGGAAGCAGGGCATATAATAAATACCTCTCCAGGCTGATAACCGTCGTAAAGGTTTTCTTCATATCTACTCGCAAATTCCTGGCCGATGAATGTCTCACCAAGGCTTCATCAATAACCTATACTATTATTGTTTCATTGGTGCCCACGCTCACGGTGGTACTCACCTTCTATTCGATTTTCTCAGGGGTGGGCGATAAAAAGGAAGATCTTTTTAAAAATATTTCCCTCTTTATGCTTGAGCACAATATAAAACTTAACATTGACTTCCTTTTCGCAGCCATCTCGGACCTGATCGAGAACGCGGAAGCAATCGGAGGCATCAGCGCCGCCATCATGATTTTTTCTGCAACAGCCATGCTCAGATCTCTGGAGAAAAGCCTTAACGACATCTGGAAAATAAAAAAGCAGCGTCCCCTGGTTCTGAAAGTAGTATATTACTGGGCGGCCCTGACCCTGGGACCGGTAATGCTCATTGCCGGCACGACCGTTGCCGCCCAGGTTTCCGAACTCTTCTCGGCACCCCACTGCCGTTCAGCCTCTTTCGACGACGCCGGCAACATCTGGACGACGGGAACAAAGGCAAGAATACAGTACTCGCCGACACAAAAACTACAGCTGACTACAATCACCGATGACAAAATAGATTTTGACAACCAGAAGGCCTATCAATTCATCGCCGGTGAGAAAGTATTCAAACAGCAGGAACTGGGAATAGACATACTGGAATACAAAAAAATCAGGTTCAACGATATCCAGTTCATTGACAACGAGGGATGGATAGTCGGCAGCCAGGGGATTGTCATGCACACGGCGAATGGGGGAAAGACCTGGAGCCTTCGAAAATGGGGCGTTTTTTCCATTAACGACATACACATGCTGGACATACGCCGCGGCTTCATGGCATCGGATAATGGAATAATACTTGAAACGGAAGACGGCGGTAAAACATGGAAGGTCCTGGAGTGGGAAGGCGTTGTTAATAATTTTTCATCAATCAGCTTTTTCAACAACAGGGGAATAATAACGGGGAGCGGTGGTATCATTCTTTACACGGCCGATGCCGGTAAAAAATGGCAGCTCATGAATATCAAGGAGGCCCGCCGCAAGGACAGGCCCATTAATTTAAACAGCGCGTTTTTCGTCAATGAAAACGTCATATGGCTCATGGGGAACGAGGGGGTGATGCTGAAAAGCACCGATGGCGGTAAAAGCTGGAAAAACCTGAAGTTCAAGGAAATAAATTACCATTACTGCTACTTCTTCAATGAAAAAGAGGGGATGGTCGTGGGGACCAAGGGAACCGTGACAACCACCGTCGACGGCGGTGAAAACTGGGTAGTTAACGAACTGCCCACATACCAGATTAACAAACTGATCCACCGGCAGGGCCTGTTCTGCGCCGTAGGTGACAACGGCATGATAATGCTGTCAAAGGACCGGGGAAAAACCTGGAACGGCACGGAAGGAAAAAGCATCATTGCGTTCCTCATTAATTTCCTGGCCCCCTTTATCATCATCTGGCTCTTGTTCTTCCTGTGCTACCTCACCCTTCCCAACACAAAAATACCGGTTAAGGACGCAATGCTCGGGTCAGCCTTCACCGGAGCAGTCTGGGTAATATTCATCCTGTCCTTCATCGTATATGTCAAGGCATTCGCCCGGGGAACCTTTGCCGTATACGGCGCCCTGGCGTCGATCCCTCTTTTCCTTCTCATGATCTATGCCTCGGCAGTCATCATCCTCTACGGTGCCGAGGTGTCATACACGCTCATGCATCCCGAAACATACCGGGATCTGAAACGGGCCTTAAAGGGAAAAGTCGAGACACATGTCTATTACGGCATCGCCATTCTGCACCATATATATGAAAAATTCGAAAGCGGCAAGGGGGCGGCGAGTTTCAACGAAATACTGAAGGTATGCTCCAACAACACGGAAGAGGTGGATTTATTCCTCGCCATGTTTGTCAGGGACGGCATCATTGTTCAGAAAGACGAAACGGAATATATTCCGGCTAACGCCTCGGAGAATATCCTGCTTGCCAATATCATCGACAATATACACGACATCAGCCTGCATATCCCTGGAGCAAATAGAAAATCGCCACTCAGGGATTACCTGGAAACCATGTTTAAAAATATGAAAGATAGCAGAAGCAAGGTTCTTGGAACCACGACACTGAAAGACGTCATTTCGCACAGCAAGGGTTAGAGAGTATCCCCCCCGGTATGTGACAGCGCTGCCGGGGTTTTCACTTGAATATGTTTTTCTCATCGGGGAAGAGACGTTCCTTTACTTCCCTGCTGTAGTCATTGACGGCATTGGTTATAGTGACGGAAAGATCGGCGTACTTTTTCAGGAATTTAGGATAGAATTCCTGTTCAATGCCGAGCATGTCGTTGACGACCAGGACCTGGCCGTCGCAGTAACGACCGGCACCGATACCGATTGTGGGGATGGAAATACTCTCCGATATCTCTTTTGCCAGTTCCTCGGGAACCATTTCCAGCACCAGGGAAAAAGCCCCTGCCTCTTCCAGTATTTTCGCATCTTCAAGGATCATCTTTCTCTTCTCCTCGTCACGTCCCTGGACCGAGTATCCCCCCAGCTTGTGTACCGACTGCGGCGTGAGCCCCAGGTGTCCCATTACGGGTATGGAGGCCCTCACCAGGGCCTCGACGACGCCACGGAAATCGCTACCCCCCTCAAGCTTGACCGCATTGGCGCCGGTCTTCTTCATGAGATTCCCGGCATTACGCAGAGAATCCTCTATGGAGACATGATAGCTCATGAAAGGAAGGTCCGATACGAGAAACTTGGATGGAGCGCCTCGCCTCACTATTTCGGTATGATAAATCATCTGCTCCATGGTCACGGGAATGGTACTGGTGTATCCGGCGACGACATTGCCAAGGGAGTCACCGACAAGAATAACGTCCAGGTCGGTTTTTTCCATGATCCGGGCGAAAGCGTAATCGTAACAGGTCAGCATGGATATGGGTGTGCCTTCTTTTTTGAATTTTTTAAAATCATTTATGTTTTTCAGTGCCATACCGTACCTCGCTGATTTTTTTCTGTGTCACCGGATCGACAAGCCCGGGATCGAGTTCCAGAAGCTGGTCCATCACAAATACTCTCCTTAACATCTCCCCGTGAGGGATGGTAAGGCTCCCCGTCTTCATTACCAGGGACCCGTAAAGAATAATATCAAGATCGATGATTCGGGGCCCTTTGGGAACGGATTCTTTTCTGCCCATATCCTGCTCAATATTTTTCAATAAGGCAAGCAATTTTTCCGGCTCATAGGCGGTCTCCACCATGACCATCTGGTTAAGAAAAAAGGGCTGATCAGTATAGTCCACGGGTTCCGTTTCCAGGACCCCGCTCACTACCTTGATCCGCATTCCCCGGTCTTCCCTGATTTTCGAAAGGGCCGTGGAGAGATTCCGTTCTCGGTCTCCCAGGTTGGTCCCCAGGCCGATATATACGTCCGTCATTTACAGGCTGTTCCTGAAATCCTCGCCGCTCAGTTCAAGGATATGAC contains these protein-coding regions:
- a CDS encoding AAA family ATPase, encoding MKDRNTMAPLAERCRPGTLEEFVGQRHVLDKGKIIHSIIDSRKAFSIILWGEPGTGKTTLAMLIARYCSMDSHFLSAISAGVADVRKVIDTGRKNRQEGMQTLLFLDEIHRFNKAQQDAVLGAVESGDIILIGATTENPSFSVISPLLSRTRVIKLNPLSNEDLSLILDSVMARDELFSSGDMTFGDGVRDRLIDLAGGDARRLLNILETAHAVSDGSMITGDNLAEAVKNSMLYYDRAGEKHYDTISAFIKSLRGSDPDAAVYYMARMILSGEDPLFIARRMVIFASEDVGNASPTALTLAVSAFTAVKNIGLPEAEIILSQCAVFLASSPKSNASYLAIGKAKEAAAAYPHEIPFHLRNAPTDLMKKMGYSKGYRYPHDFPGHFVDEAYLPDAIKDLVFYEPSEEGTEKAMAERLRRLWPRKYGKEE
- the rpsU gene encoding 30S ribosomal protein S21; translation: MTSPLEVEVNGDIEKAFKNLKKKMAFEGIFKELKRRRYYEKPSVEKKRKKEEAERRRLKKMRRMAAQQSRTKKVQRGPGM
- the panB gene encoding 3-methyl-2-oxobutanoate hydroxymethyltransferase — its product is MALKNINDFKKFKKEGTPISMLTCYDYAFARIMEKTDLDVILVGDSLGNVVAGYTSTIPVTMEQMIYHTEIVRRGAPSKFLVSDLPFMSYHVSIEDSLRNAGNLMKKTGANAVKLEGGSDFRGVVEALVRASIPVMGHLGLTPQSVHKLGGYSVQGRDEEKRKMILEDAKILEEAGAFSLVLEMVPEELAKEISESISIPTIGIGAGRYCDGQVLVVNDMLGIEQEFYPKFLKKYADLSVTITNAVNDYSREVKERLFPDEKNIFK
- the folK gene encoding 2-amino-4-hydroxy-6-hydroxymethyldihydropteridine diphosphokinase; translation: MTDVYIGLGTNLGDRERNLSTALSKIREDRGMRIKVVSGVLETEPVDYTDQPFFLNQMVMVETAYEPEKLLALLKNIEQDMGRKESVPKGPRIIDLDIILYGSLVMKTGSLTIPHGEMLRRVFVMDQLLELDPGLVDPVTQKKISEVRYGTEKHK